In one window of Venenivibrio stagnispumantis DNA:
- a CDS encoding proton-conducting transporter membrane subunit, producing the protein MEDVEGSYILISILLLSILPITLSFKPKLSFLASAISGLTIIVLSILSFNKEIILNIPSSIDYLTFSFRLDNLSAFFVSVVSLISFATSIYSINYVEEFKNKSLLAFLYNFFISSIVFVILSSNAFSFLIFWEIMSVISYFLVIFNYKDEENKNAGIYYIFMTHFGTGFIILAFIFMFLSTNSLDFTVWAKSNLDENTKILVFILSLIGFGTKAGIFPLHIWLPKAHPVAPSNVSAIMSGVMIKIAVYMLVRFYFEFLKDYSFYLGIIVLAIGALSAIYGIMYAYINNDIKRMLAYSSMENIGIIFIGMGLSIMFLSQGNFLLAGISFIAFLYHTLNHAVFKSLLFMSAGTILFNTHKKNIEELGGLVKFMPKTAVITLIGILGIIALPPFNGFVSEWLIYQSLLFSNNIDNDVIQIFTPIFASLLALTGAFALGTFSKMFGLTFLGKPRTEYHAKESKIFMLTGMFLLSILVVILGIFPMIPIYIIDDIFKNFTQIPIFNIISYKYGFIIVPVDYEFGRLSPMGLFLAGVVAFIIVYLSIRLVSNAKTRYYETWACGLTEDNLTNKAQYSATGFSAALRRIFSFVYGYKEELKQSSGKLKYFYPEKRYILQIYDVIEKIYNQILNVFINIFLKVRYYFQAGIIHVYIAYIVITLIGLLIFVLWF; encoded by the coding sequence TTGGAAGATGTAGAAGGAAGTTATATATTAATCTCAATTCTTTTACTTTCAATTTTACCTATCACTCTATCTTTTAAACCTAAATTATCTTTTTTAGCTTCGGCGATATCCGGATTAACTATTATTGTTTTATCTATTTTATCCTTTAATAAAGAAATTATTTTAAATATTCCTTCTTCAATTGATTATTTAACATTTTCATTTAGATTGGATAACCTTTCTGCTTTTTTTGTTAGTGTAGTATCATTAATATCTTTTGCAACATCTATCTATTCTATAAATTATGTAGAAGAATTTAAAAATAAAAGTTTGCTTGCATTTTTATATAACTTTTTTATTTCTTCAATTGTGTTTGTTATTTTGTCTTCCAATGCTTTTTCATTTTTGATATTTTGGGAGATAATGTCTGTTATATCTTATTTTTTGGTTATATTTAATTATAAAGATGAAGAAAATAAAAATGCCGGTATTTATTATATCTTTATGACTCACTTTGGAACCGGTTTTATAATTCTTGCTTTTATCTTTATGTTTCTATCTACAAATAGTTTAGATTTTACAGTTTGGGCAAAAAGTAATCTTGATGAAAATACAAAAATTCTTGTATTTATCCTTAGTTTGATAGGTTTTGGAACAAAGGCTGGAATATTTCCTCTGCATATTTGGCTTCCAAAAGCTCATCCGGTTGCTCCTTCCAATGTTTCTGCGATTATGTCAGGTGTTATGATAAAAATAGCAGTTTATATGCTTGTTAGATTTTATTTTGAATTTTTAAAAGATTATTCTTTTTATCTTGGCATTATTGTGCTTGCTATTGGTGCTTTATCTGCTATTTATGGCATTATGTATGCATATATCAATAATGATATAAAAAGAATGCTTGCATACTCTTCTATGGAGAATATAGGTATTATCTTTATTGGAATGGGTCTTTCTATAATGTTTTTATCACAGGGCAATTTTCTATTAGCCGGAATATCTTTTATAGCATTTTTGTATCATACTTTAAATCATGCAGTATTTAAATCTTTGTTATTTATGAGTGCAGGAACAATTTTATTTAATACCCATAAAAAAAATATAGAAGAACTCGGTGGTCTTGTTAAATTTATGCCTAAAACTGCTGTTATTACATTAATAGGTATTTTAGGTATTATTGCATTACCACCTTTTAATGGATTTGTAAGTGAATGGTTAATTTATCAATCTTTATTGTTTAGTAATAATATTGATAATGATGTTATTCAGATTTTTACTCCTATATTTGCTTCTTTGCTTGCATTGACCGGAGCTTTTGCTCTTGGCACATTTAGTAAAATGTTTGGTTTAACATTTCTTGGTAAACCAAGAACAGAATATCATGCAAAAGAATCAAAAATATTTATGCTTACTGGTATGTTTTTATTGTCTATTTTAGTTGTAATTCTTGGTATTTTCCCTATGATTCCGATTTACATCATAGATGATATTTTTAAAAATTTTACCCAAATACCAATTTTTAATATTATTAGTTATAAATACGGATTTATAATAGTTCCTGTTGATTATGAATTTGGAAGATTATCTCCTATGGGTTTATTTTTGGCAGGAGTTGTTGCTTTTATTATAGTTTATCTATCTATCAGATTGGTTTCTAATGCAAAAACAAGATATTATGAAACATGGGCTTGTGGCTTAACGGAAGATAATCTAACAAATAAAGCCCAATATTCTGCAACCGGATTTTCTGCAGCACTTAGGAGAATTTTCTCTTTTGTTTATGGTTATAAAGAAGAGTTAAAACAATCTTCCGGAAAATTAAAATATTTTTATCCGGAAAAAAGATATATCCTGCAGATTTATGATGTTATAGAAAAGATATATAATCAAATTTTAAATGTGTTTATCAACATATTCTTAAAAGTTAGATATTATTTTCAAGCTGGAATTATTCATGTATATATAGCATACATCGTTATAACATTAATCGGGCTTCTTATTTTTGTTTTATGGTTTTAG
- the hemH gene encoding ferrochelatase, which yields MGKTAVVLLNMGGPDSLDAIQPFLYNLFSDHDIIRIPKIIQKPVAWIISKTRAKKTKIYYEIMGGKSPQREQTEEQAKALQEALGENYKVVVAMRYWHPFTEEALSQLKNENIKKIILLPLYPQYSRTTTGSSFNEFDRVYRKIFKKGKNFVLTTLQGQEKPYFYPSDTKIKKINCYFNHPTYIKAMVENIKENLPEYKDYYFLFSAHSLPVKIIQEGDPYQKQVEETVRLIMEHFPENKYSLAYQSKVGPVKWLEPFTDEEIQRLAKEGIKKLAVIPVAFVSEHSETLYELDYQYGNLAKEVGIEDYKRIPTLKTHPIFIQALKELILETEKCY from the coding sequence GTGGGAAAAACAGCAGTTGTGCTTTTAAATATGGGAGGACCTGATAGCTTAGATGCAATACAGCCTTTTTTGTATAATCTGTTTTCAGACCATGATATTATCCGGATACCAAAAATTATACAAAAACCGGTAGCATGGATTATCTCTAAAACAAGAGCAAAAAAAACAAAGATATATTATGAAATAATGGGTGGAAAATCTCCCCAAAGAGAACAGACAGAGGAGCAGGCAAAAGCTTTGCAAGAAGCTCTCGGAGAAAATTATAAAGTTGTAGTGGCTATGAGATATTGGCATCCATTTACAGAAGAAGCATTATCACAGCTAAAAAATGAAAATATAAAAAAAATTATACTTCTTCCTCTTTATCCACAATATAGCAGAACTACCACCGGCTCATCTTTTAATGAGTTTGACAGGGTATATAGAAAAATCTTTAAAAAAGGTAAAAATTTTGTTTTAACAACATTGCAAGGACAGGAAAAACCATATTTTTATCCATCAGATACTAAGATAAAAAAGATAAATTGTTATTTTAATCATCCAACATATATAAAAGCAATGGTAGAAAACATAAAAGAAAATTTACCGGAGTATAAAGATTATTACTTTTTATTTTCAGCCCATAGTCTGCCGGTAAAAATTATACAGGAAGGAGACCCTTATCAAAAACAAGTAGAAGAAACAGTTAGGCTTATAATGGAGCATTTTCCGGAAAACAAATACTCTCTTGCATATCAAAGTAAAGTTGGACCGGTTAAATGGCTTGAACCATTTACAGATGAGGAGATACAAAGGCTTGCAAAAGAAGGAATAAAAAAGCTTGCAGTTATACCGGTTGCATTTGTTTCAGAACATTCAGAAACCCTTTATGAACTTGATTATCAATATGGAAATCTTGCAAAAGAAGTAGGTATTGAAGATTATAAAAGAATACCTACATTAAAAACCCATCCAATTTTTATACAGGCATTGAAAGAGCTTATATTGGAGACAGAAAAATGTTATTAG
- the rdgB gene encoding RdgB/HAM1 family non-canonical purine NTP pyrophosphatase, with product MKRILIATTNKGKLREFRDLLSGLNIEVLSLEDMENKIEVEEDKETFLENAIKKAKEYAKFYNMPVIAEDAGLEVQELNGYPGVYSARFYEIDFGGKEDITENKDKANIKKLLRLLQGKENRDARYVSVVVFYNPEDFGIWTEGFCYGKIAEKPIGEGGFGYDPIFIPQGYDKTMAQLSPEEKNKISHRGIAVRKLINILEKVIH from the coding sequence ATGAAAAGAATATTAATTGCAACTACTAACAAAGGAAAGTTGAGAGAGTTCAGGGATTTATTATCCGGTTTAAATATTGAAGTTTTATCCCTTGAAGATATGGAAAATAAAATTGAAGTAGAGGAAGATAAGGAAACTTTTTTAGAAAATGCTATAAAAAAAGCAAAAGAGTATGCAAAATTTTATAATATGCCGGTTATAGCAGAAGATGCCGGATTGGAAGTTCAGGAGCTAAATGGTTATCCCGGAGTTTATTCTGCAAGATTTTATGAGATAGATTTTGGCGGTAAGGAAGATATTACGGAAAATAAAGATAAAGCTAATATAAAAAAATTACTTAGATTATTACAAGGCAAAGAAAACAGAGATGCGAGATATGTGAGTGTTGTTGTGTTTTATAATCCGGAAGATTTTGGAATATGGACAGAAGGATTTTGTTATGGAAAGATAGCAGAAAAGCCAATCGGAGAAGGTGGCTTTGGATATGACCCTATCTTTATACCACAAGGATATGATAAAACAATGGCTCAACTTTCACCGGAAGAAAAAAATAAAATATCCCATAGAGGCATTGCAGTCAGGAAATTAATAAATATTTTAGAAAAAGTTATCCATTAA
- a CDS encoding DNA methyltransferase — protein sequence MLLDKGLLIIGDSRKMIEIEDESIDVIITSPPYWHIKDYGVDKQIGYGQTLHGYLKDLYSVWKECYRVLKPGKRLCINIGDQFARSVVYGRYKVIPLHSEIISQCEEIGFDYMGAIIWQKKTTMNTTGGANIMGSYPYPPNGILEIDYEYILIFKKPGKTKIKVSKEIKEKSKLSKEEWKEYFSGHWNFPGVKQLEHEAMFPEELPRRLIKMFSFVGDKVLDPFVGSGTTMKVALELERIPIGYEINENFLQIIKNKVNNNIKVIKRENTPNIEAIDYIPRIKDAKPQIEQSKLKFGKDHLYKVVEIIDEETLKLNTDLNVKFLGVKIIDKDKALDYFKKYLLKKEVFLKFDSNNVINQNTVEAYVYLKNKIFINAYLIKSGIAKAERIKEHKYKNKFIEIEGDIYNGKRMDT from the coding sequence ATGTTATTAGATAAGGGATTACTAATAATTGGCGATAGCCGTAAGATGATAGAAATTGAAGACGAATCTATAGATGTTATTATTACTTCACCACCATATTGGCATATAAAAGATTATGGAGTAGATAAACAAATAGGCTACGGACAAACTTTACACGGATATTTGAAGGATTTATATAGTGTCTGGAAAGAGTGTTATAGAGTTTTAAAACCGGGAAAAAGATTATGTATTAATATTGGAGACCAATTTGCCCGTTCTGTCGTTTATGGTAGATATAAAGTAATACCTTTGCATTCGGAAATTATATCTCAATGTGAAGAGATAGGTTTTGACTATATGGGAGCTATAATTTGGCAAAAGAAAACTACAATGAATACAACCGGTGGAGCAAATATAATGGGTTCTTATCCTTATCCGCCAAATGGGATATTGGAAATAGATTATGAATATATTCTTATATTTAAAAAACCCGGTAAAACAAAAATAAAAGTTTCAAAAGAAATTAAAGAAAAATCAAAATTATCAAAAGAAGAATGGAAAGAATATTTCTCAGGACATTGGAATTTTCCGGGTGTTAAGCAGTTAGAACATGAAGCTATGTTTCCGGAAGAATTACCAAGAAGATTAATAAAAATGTTTTCTTTCGTAGGTGATAAAGTTTTAGACCCATTCGTAGGAAGCGGAACAACAATGAAAGTTGCTTTGGAATTAGAAAGAATACCGATAGGTTATGAAATTAATGAAAATTTCTTACAAATTATAAAAAATAAAGTAAATAATAATATCAAAGTTATAAAAAGAGAAAATACTCCAAATATAGAAGCTATAGACTATATTCCGAGAATTAAAGACGCAAAACCACAAATAGAACAAAGTAAATTAAAATTCGGAAAAGATCATCTTTATAAAGTAGTGGAAATAATAGATGAAGAAACTTTAAAATTAAATACAGATTTAAATGTAAAATTCTTAGGAGTAAAAATAATAGATAAAGACAAAGCCTTAGATTATTTTAAAAAGTATCTTCTAAAAAAAGAAGTTTTTTTGAAATTTGATAGTAATAATGTTATAAATCAAAATACGGTAGAAGCTTATGTATATTTAAAAAATAAAATATTTATAAATGCTTATCTTATTAAATCAGGTATTGCAAAAGCAGAAAGAATAAAAGAGCATAAATATAAGAATAAATTTATTGAAATAGAAGGAGATATTTATAATGGCAAAAGAATGGATACTTAA
- a CDS encoding NADH-quinone oxidoreductase subunit C, whose translation MSIEEVKELLAPVLDKITDFSLNSENEVVIHLIDFNLALVSQYLFKDLDCEVATVVATDDREKEGCFTIRYVYSYHKKNVFFIIEIKVKERFNSLANIIPALNWYEREINDMFGITPLNHPDLRPLILFPENFPQNVHPLRKDFPYNTKLEFKKYGKYEYKEVKGEGVFNILVGPIHAGIIEPGHFRFSLAGEHILQLEIRLFFKHRGIEKLAEGKKPEELLNFTDKISGDHSFAHTLAYIQAIEKLSDTKIPERAKYLRVLFAELERLMCNINDFGWLFQDVAYTFGAMNMFALKEDIMRLNKRLSGSRFNKGVLSFGGVNVDLNDEKIKDIIETVDKVYIKYEEFKKILFSSASILDRLETTGRIRYETIKDLSAVGYTARASGLYSDIRKEHPYLIYDRLTFESKIFEEGDVLARLKCRLSDIEDSISIIKQVLADLPEGDIKTNLNEIKKNSWTLGYAESQRGNIIHFVKIDEEGKIERWKIRDPSFNNWQTIQFAVLGDIVADFPIVNKSLNLSYAGNDL comes from the coding sequence ATGAGTATTGAGGAAGTTAAAGAACTTTTAGCTCCAGTTCTTGATAAAATTACAGATTTTTCTTTAAATAGTGAGAATGAAGTTGTAATTCATCTTATAGATTTTAATCTTGCTCTTGTTTCTCAATATCTTTTTAAAGATTTAGATTGTGAAGTTGCAACAGTGGTAGCAACAGATGATAGAGAAAAAGAAGGCTGTTTTACAATTAGATATGTTTATTCTTATCATAAGAAAAATGTATTTTTTATTATTGAGATAAAAGTTAAGGAAAGATTTAACTCCCTTGCAAATATAATCCCTGCACTTAACTGGTATGAAAGGGAAATAAATGATATGTTTGGTATAACTCCTTTAAATCATCCGGATTTAAGACCACTTATTTTATTTCCTGAAAATTTTCCACAAAATGTCCATCCATTAAGAAAAGATTTTCCTTATAATACAAAGTTAGAGTTTAAAAAATATGGAAAGTATGAGTATAAAGAAGTGAAGGGAGAAGGTGTATTTAATATATTGGTAGGGCCTATACATGCAGGTATTATAGAGCCGGGACATTTTAGATTTTCATTAGCAGGAGAGCATATTTTACAACTTGAAATAAGATTATTTTTTAAACATAGAGGTATAGAAAAATTAGCAGAAGGGAAAAAACCGGAAGAACTTTTAAATTTTACAGATAAAATATCCGGAGACCATTCTTTTGCCCATACATTAGCTTATATTCAGGCAATAGAAAAATTATCTGATACCAAAATACCGGAAAGGGCAAAATACCTCAGGGTTTTATTTGCAGAACTTGAGAGATTGATGTGTAATATAAATGATTTTGGTTGGTTATTTCAAGATGTTGCCTATACCTTTGGTGCAATGAATATGTTTGCATTAAAAGAAGATATTATGCGATTAAATAAAAGATTATCCGGAAGCAGATTTAATAAAGGAGTGTTATCTTTTGGTGGTGTAAATGTAGATTTAAATGATGAAAAAATAAAAGATATAATAGAAACCGTAGATAAAGTATATATAAAATATGAAGAATTTAAAAAGATATTATTCAGCTCAGCTTCAATACTTGATAGGCTGGAAACAACAGGAAGAATAAGATATGAAACAATAAAAGATTTATCAGCAGTTGGATATACGGCAAGGGCTTCCGGATTATATTCAGATATAAGAAAAGAGCATCCTTATCTTATATATGATAGATTAACTTTTGAAAGCAAAATTTTTGAAGAAGGAGATGTTTTAGCCCGTTTAAAATGTAGATTAAGCGATATTGAAGATAGTATCTCCATAATAAAGCAAGTATTGGCAGATTTACCGGAAGGCGATATAAAAACAAATTTAAATGAAATAAAGAAAAATAGCTGGACTCTTGGATATGCAGAAAGCCAAAGAGGAAATATTATACATTTTGTAAAAATAGATGAGGAAGGTAAAATTGAAAGATGGAAAATAAGAGACCCATCTTTTAATAACTGGCAAACTATCCAATTTGCAGTGCTTGGAGATATAGTTGCAGACTTTCCAATAGTAAATAAAAGTTTAAATCTAAGTTATGCAGGAAATGATTTGTGA
- a CDS encoding hydrogenase gives MNITTFIELLGSLVLFFAIFQVATDRLNLSVKIYRVQSFFLAFSILSIGIYSNYIDLYITAFLTFLIKVIAIPYFLNKVMEKVKIERESKPFINITNSLIITAFIVIFSFFITRKVQIVGEIIAKNIFDISIAIILVGAFIMITRKKALNQIIGFLTIENGIMLAGTSITKGMPLIVEIGIFFDVFVGALMSGILIYQIRGTIESIDTTKLSNLRE, from the coding sequence ATGAATATTACTACTTTTATTGAACTGCTTGGTAGTTTGGTTTTATTTTTTGCAATTTTTCAGGTAGCAACAGATAGATTAAATCTATCTGTAAAAATATACAGGGTTCAATCATTTTTCTTAGCATTTTCTATATTAAGCATAGGTATATATAGCAATTATATAGATTTGTATATTACTGCTTTTCTTACATTTCTGATAAAAGTAATAGCAATACCTTATTTTTTAAATAAAGTTATGGAAAAAGTTAAAATAGAAAGAGAAAGCAAACCATTTATAAATATTACAAACTCGCTTATAATTACAGCTTTTATCGTCATATTTTCTTTTTTTATTACAAGAAAAGTGCAGATAGTTGGAGAAATTATAGCAAAAAATATTTTTGATATTTCAATTGCAATTATTCTTGTCGGTGCTTTTATAATGATAACAAGGAAAAAGGCATTAAATCAGATTATAGGTTTTTTAACTATTGAAAACGGTATAATGCTTGCAGGGACTTCTATAACAAAAGGAATGCCACTTATAGTAGAAATAGGTATATTTTTTGATGTATTTGTAGGGGCTTTAATGTCCGGAATACTTATATATCAGATTAGAGGAACCATAGAATCCATAGATACAACAAAATTATCTAATTTAAGGGAGTAA
- a CDS encoding NADH-quinone oxidoreductase subunit B family protein: MFKLVKYLFKEGIKAEDIEIRDENVEILGKELKEIIDKYFDGSFAIREVDSGSCNACEYEISALTNPYYDIERFGIKFVASPKHADAIMITGCLTRNMYEAVLKAYENVPSPKFVIAVGDCVIDGGIFKGSYAIMDGIKDKLPVDLWIKGCPPEPIDIISGLLILLKGKVNG, encoded by the coding sequence ATGTTTAAATTAGTAAAATATCTTTTTAAAGAAGGAATAAAAGCAGAAGATATAGAAATAAGAGATGAAAATGTTGAGATACTTGGTAAAGAATTAAAAGAAATTATTGATAAATATTTTGATGGTAGTTTTGCAATAAGAGAAGTAGATAGTGGCTCCTGTAATGCCTGCGAATATGAAATATCTGCTTTAACAAATCCTTATTATGATATTGAAAGATTTGGAATAAAATTTGTTGCTTCTCCAAAACATGCAGATGCAATTATGATAACCGGCTGTTTAACAAGAAATATGTATGAGGCAGTTTTAAAAGCATACGAAAATGTTCCATCTCCAAAATTTGTTATAGCAGTAGGTGATTGTGTAATAGATGGTGGCATTTTTAAGGGAAGTTATGCAATAATGGATGGAATAAAAGATAAATTACCTGTTGATTTATGGATTAAAGGATGTCCACCGGAACCAATAGATATTATCTCCGGCTTACTGATTTTATTAAAAGGAAAAGTTAATGGATAA
- a CDS encoding respiratory chain complex I subunit 1 family protein, with protein MENILIGIFQLIVIVVVAPFLKAFIHKIKAILRGQKGHSLFQPYRDIYKLLQKEAVISKDASFISRTAPYMIFLSTIWAVLFLPVINSYTLLSFTGDIIAVVYILAFGTFFFVLYGMDQASAFGGLGSSREITISSLAEPALMLIIFTFAIQTGSTNISEIFSKIHQTGIATFPVSYIFALMALFIIALAENGRIPIDNPETHLELTMVHEAMILEASGRHLALIEMASYIKLAVFITIASNIFIPIGFYNEATITAILIGVIFYIIKLLIFAIPIAVVEMSIAKFRFFRVPEIIMLGFVLSVISLILHYL; from the coding sequence ATGGAAAATATCTTAATTGGAATTTTTCAGCTTATAGTTATTGTGGTTGTTGCTCCTTTTCTTAAGGCTTTTATTCATAAGATAAAGGCTATACTCAGAGGACAGAAAGGGCATTCTCTTTTTCAACCGTATAGAGATATATATAAATTATTGCAAAAAGAGGCTGTAATATCTAAGGATGCTTCTTTTATTTCAAGGACTGCACCATATATGATTTTTCTTTCTACAATCTGGGCTGTATTGTTTTTACCGGTTATCAATAGTTATACATTGCTTAGTTTTACCGGAGATATTATAGCAGTTGTTTATATCTTAGCTTTTGGAACATTTTTTTTTGTTTTGTATGGTATGGATCAGGCTTCTGCATTCGGTGGACTTGGTAGTAGTAGAGAAATAACAATATCTTCTTTGGCTGAACCGGCTTTGATGTTAATTATATTTACATTTGCCATTCAAACAGGAAGCACGAATATTAGCGAGATTTTTAGCAAAATACATCAAACCGGAATAGCAACATTTCCTGTGTCTTATATATTTGCATTGATGGCTCTTTTTATTATTGCCCTTGCAGAAAATGGAAGAATTCCGATAGATAATCCGGAAACCCATCTTGAATTAACTATGGTGCATGAGGCTATGATTTTAGAAGCTTCCGGAAGACATCTTGCCCTGATAGAGATGGCTTCATATATAAAACTTGCCGTTTTTATTACAATTGCTTCAAATATTTTTATACCTATTGGATTTTATAATGAGGCTACAATTACTGCTATATTGATTGGTGTAATTTTTTATATTATAAAACTTTTAATATTTGCAATTCCTATTGCTGTTGTTGAGATGAGTATTGCTAAATTTAGATTTTTCAGAGTTCCGGAAATTATTATGCTTGGATTTGTGTTATCTGTTATTTCCTTGATACTCCATTATTTGTGA
- a CDS encoding MjaI family restriction endonuclease, whose amino-acid sequence MAKEWILNSATSRWGLNKKNSVGTVSEWIRECSPKNKEDWKECYKKKLSEFLNNKGIKISPDEYLEELGKKLYIKITEVMQSEINEVKEEDCIEYIYKLVIDRTYEGYDTEIKTIYGQLEKEIGLKIEPAPDEWDRKYNVDFFIKIGDKYIGIQIKPITYKQINQNIQNFIEEAHKKFQKKYGGKVFIIFSIKEEDGKKKIFNKEVIEDIKKEIERLKGNE is encoded by the coding sequence ATGGCAAAAGAATGGATACTTAATTCAGCAACAAGTAGATGGGGACTTAATAAAAAAAATAGTGTTGGTACGGTTTCAGAGTGGATAAGAGAATGTAGCCCAAAAAATAAAGAAGATTGGAAAGAATGTTATAAGAAAAAACTTTCAGAATTTTTAAATAATAAAGGAATAAAAATATCTCCCGATGAATATCTTGAAGAACTCGGTAAAAAGTTATATATAAAAATTACAGAGGTTATGCAATCAGAAATTAATGAGGTTAAAGAAGAAGATTGTATTGAATATATTTATAAGCTTGTAATAGATAGAACTTATGAAGGATATGACACGGAAATAAAAACAATTTACGGTCAATTAGAAAAAGAAATTGGCTTAAAAATTGAACCTGCACCTGATGAATGGGATAGGAAATATAATGTAGATTTTTTTATAAAAATAGGAGATAAATACATAGGAATACAAATAAAACCAATTACATATAAACAAATAAATCAGAATATACAAAATTTCATAGAAGAAGCCCATAAAAAGTTTCAAAAGAAATATGGTGGAAAAGTTTTTATTATATTTTCCATAAAAGAAGAAGATGGGAAGAAAAAGATTTTTAATAAAGAAGTAATAGAAGATATAAAAAAAGAAATAGAAAGATTAAAAGGAAATGAATAA
- a CDS encoding hydrogenase 4 subunit F translates to MIEILLLQLVWSIVSYFVSVRTAMRMQIVISSLNLLIGLSLIYRLIELLKYSNGYKAIYELSGFLFLDALNAVIFIVILILALLSSIYSIGYMSKEINAGLPEKKVNEFYFWMNLFIFAMFIVALSNNFGILWIAIEGTTLATAFLISFYRNKEAVEAGWKYIILCSIGISFALFGIIVIYFASFHLLGEGIQALQISNIFDVADKFDKRLLTIAFIFIVVGFGTKVGFAPLHFWLPDAHSQAPTPISALMSGVLLNCAFYAILRVDSFMNKASIGYLSSNFLLFFGLFTVFVAMMFIIRQVDYKRLLAYSSMEHMGIIAIAFGINTKLSIFAGILHTLSHAFIKGSIFYSVGSILVNYHTKEIFNIKGLFGKMPITASILLLSVLAITGMPPFSLFITEFLITLEAIRNNFIWQAVLLLSLLVAIFGGFIYHFSQMLMGEDESNHKKEENLYLIIPSIIGLLIAVIFTFYIPKSLNILIKNINFIIGVKA, encoded by the coding sequence ATGATAGAGATTTTGTTATTACAGCTTGTATGGAGTATTGTTTCTTATTTTGTATCTGTTAGGACTGCTATGCGAATGCAGATAGTTATATCTTCTTTAAATCTATTGATAGGTTTATCTTTAATTTATAGGTTGATAGAGTTATTAAAATATTCCAATGGATATAAAGCAATTTATGAGTTATCCGGATTTTTATTTTTAGATGCTTTAAATGCAGTTATTTTTATTGTTATTCTTATACTTGCTTTACTTTCTTCTATTTATTCTATTGGATATATGAGTAAAGAGATAAATGCCGGCTTACCGGAGAAAAAGGTAAATGAATTTTATTTTTGGATGAATTTATTTATTTTTGCAATGTTTATTGTGGCTTTATCAAATAATTTTGGAATATTATGGATAGCAATAGAAGGCACAACCCTTGCAACTGCATTTTTAATATCTTTTTATAGAAATAAAGAAGCAGTAGAAGCCGGATGGAAATATATTATTCTATGTTCCATAGGAATATCTTTTGCTTTATTTGGAATTATAGTTATATATTTTGCTTCATTTCATTTGCTCGGTGAAGGTATTCAGGCATTGCAAATATCAAATATATTTGATGTAGCAGATAAATTTGATAAAAGATTATTAACAATAGCTTTTATATTTATTGTTGTTGGTTTTGGAACAAAAGTAGGATTTGCTCCTTTACATTTTTGGCTTCCGGATGCCCACTCCCAAGCTCCTACACCTATTAGTGCTCTAATGTCCGGTGTTTTATTAAATTGTGCATTTTATGCTATTTTGAGAGTAGATTCTTTTATGAATAAAGCATCTATTGGATATTTATCTTCTAACTTTCTTTTGTTTTTCGGATTATTTACAGTTTTTGTGGCAATGATGTTTATAATAAGACAGGTAGATTATAAAAGATTACTTGCTTATTCTTCTATGGAGCATATGGGTATTATAGCTATTGCTTTTGGAATAAATACAAAATTATCAATTTTTGCAGGTATATTACATACTTTAAGCCATGCATTTATTAAAGGTTCTATATTTTATTCTGTTGGCTCTATATTAGTAAATTACCATACAAAAGAGATTTTTAATATTAAAGGATTATTTGGTAAAATGCCAATTACAGCATCTATTTTGTTATTATCTGTATTAGCAATTACCGGAATGCCACCATTTAGTTTATTTATAACAGAGTTTTTAATAACCCTTGAAGCTATTAGAAATAATTTTATCTGGCAGGCAGTATTGTTATTATCATTATTAGTGGCTATTTTCGGTGGCTTTATATATCATTTTTCCCAAATGTTAATGGGTGAAGATGAAAGCAATCATAAAAAAGAAGAGAATTTATATTTAATAATTCCATCTATTATAGGTTTGCTTATTGCAGTTATATTTACATTTTATATACCGAAAAGTTTAAATATCTTAATTAAAAATATCAACTTTATAATCGGAGTTAAAGCATGA